One segment of Bacillus alkalisoli DNA contains the following:
- a CDS encoding SIMPL domain-containing protein: MNKNIRKIVVQGKAEKDVKPDIAYVTIGVMTSSKNAEEAQQENRVRANQMIAALLELGMDQTDIESTSYTVFPRYKDFQQGGELIAYEVRHLFKITVRNIMQVGTIYDVAFQNGANIAESITYDVSNFNTLYRNVLQRAVQDAYKKASAIASTIQVPLHPVPYKVEEASQPIFFGAKTMAFSVQEMAPTPIQPQDVTITATVNVEYVY, from the coding sequence ATGAACAAAAATATAAGAAAAATAGTAGTTCAAGGTAAAGCAGAAAAAGATGTTAAGCCTGATATTGCATATGTCACAATTGGTGTTATGACATCAAGTAAAAATGCAGAAGAAGCCCAACAGGAAAATCGTGTGCGTGCTAACCAAATGATTGCAGCGTTACTTGAGCTTGGAATGGATCAAACTGATATTGAATCCACATCTTACACCGTATTTCCACGTTATAAAGACTTTCAACAAGGAGGAGAACTTATTGCTTACGAAGTTCGCCATTTATTTAAAATAACGGTACGAAACATTATGCAGGTCGGTACGATCTATGATGTTGCATTTCAAAACGGGGCAAATATTGCGGAAAGTATTACGTATGATGTTAGTAACTTTAATACCCTTTATCGAAATGTGCTACAACGAGCAGTTCAAGATGCTTACAAAAAGGCGAGTGCTATTGCTAGTACCATACAAGTTCCTCTACATCCCGTTCCATACAAAGTGGAAGAAGCCTCTCAACCTATATTTTTTGGTGCAAAAACGATGGCGTTCTCCGTACAAGAGATGGCCCCAACCCCTATCCAACCACAAGATGTCACGATAACAGCTACAGTGAATGTAGAGTATGTCTATTAA
- a CDS encoding hotdog fold thioesterase, protein MDLSNTLIDHLGMKIVELSDTKAVATMPVDKRTHQPFGVLHGGASVALAETIASIGTYNLIDKENEICVGLEINANHVRGKKDGTVTAIGTVLHRGKSTMVWDIKIVDEEENLICVSRCTMAILKKR, encoded by the coding sequence ATGGACTTATCTAATACATTAATTGACCATTTAGGGATGAAGATTGTAGAACTGTCTGATACAAAGGCAGTTGCTACAATGCCAGTGGACAAGCGTACACATCAACCGTTCGGAGTTTTGCATGGCGGAGCATCCGTTGCACTTGCTGAGACCATTGCGAGTATTGGGACATATAACTTAATTGATAAAGAAAATGAGATTTGCGTTGGTTTAGAAATTAATGCAAATCATGTTCGCGGCAAGAAAGATGGCACGGTTACGGCAATCGGAACTGTCTTACACCGAGGTAAATCAACCATGGTTTGGGACATAAAGATTGTAGACGAAGAAGAAAATTTAATCTGTGTGTCTCGTTGTACGATGGCTATTTTAAAAAAGAGGTAA
- a CDS encoding DedA family protein: MELDVIIEIVQQFGYIGLLLWLWLGMFGIPVPNELLVTSIGVLAQQKILVLIPALIITYIGVILSVTTSYLLGRFAGKGLYNKLSNIKRLNRYFKRAQDLIDRHHTFALCFSYFFPGLRNAVPFVAGFMKLPFYQFAIAAYSAAIIWVSAFFFLGTTISVNLETLIAYRVEITVIVLLLLVVYTIIRKYLKEKEILPMSKYR, encoded by the coding sequence TTGGAACTAGATGTCATTATAGAAATTGTTCAGCAGTTTGGTTATATTGGTCTATTATTATGGTTATGGTTAGGCATGTTTGGAATACCTGTACCAAATGAACTGCTAGTAACTTCCATCGGTGTCCTCGCACAACAAAAAATTTTAGTGCTAATCCCTGCCCTAATTATAACGTATATTGGTGTCATTTTGAGTGTTACAACGAGTTATTTGTTAGGTAGATTTGCCGGGAAAGGCTTATACAATAAATTATCTAATATTAAACGATTAAATCGATACTTTAAAAGAGCGCAAGATTTAATTGATCGCCATCATACCTTTGCTTTATGTTTCTCCTATTTCTTCCCTGGATTGCGCAATGCGGTTCCTTTTGTAGCTGGGTTTATGAAACTTCCTTTCTACCAGTTTGCCATTGCTGCGTATTCTGCAGCTATTATATGGGTATCGGCTTTCTTTTTCCTCGGGACAACGATTTCGGTAAACTTAGAGACGCTTATTGCTTATCGTGTGGAGATAACGGTCATTGTTCTTTTATTGCTTGTTGTATATACCATCATCAGAAAATACTTAAAGGAAAAAGAAATTTTGCCAATGTCTAAGTATAGATAG
- a CDS encoding MFS transporter has product MWFANFFVAASATMVLPFLSLFIDSLGDFSQAYIQRWSGIIFGITFLTAFIVSPIWGRIGDKYGFKPILLITGIGIATSILLMSFVTTVHELFFLRLFMGVVTGFIPTSIALISAQTDKAIAGKTLGTLQTGTVSGGLLGPLIGGVMADAFGFTYTFFITAAVIYIAVLLVAFGIHEKRKSIAERAKEKQYTRKEVLGYIFKSPLLLKIMFISLFIQAANFSIQPLLALYVSDLTGAANVALLAGFAFSATGFGNLLASRNWGILGDKIGHEKVIVLLMFLGAALYIPQALVTSLWQLVLFRFLFGMVVGGLIPCMTAFIRTAAPLSMQGEVLGYNVSFRFLGNVIGPVLGGMVASWYGITSVFYITSFIFLVSACFLLYSIRHTETSKRAIEA; this is encoded by the coding sequence ATGTGGTTTGCCAACTTTTTTGTCGCAGCTAGTGCCACGATGGTCCTCCCTTTCTTATCCTTGTTTATTGATTCACTTGGAGATTTTTCACAAGCTTATATTCAACGTTGGTCTGGCATCATTTTCGGGATTACGTTTTTAACGGCATTTATCGTTTCACCTATTTGGGGAAGAATTGGGGATAAGTACGGATTTAAACCAATTTTACTTATAACTGGTATAGGTATCGCCACTAGTATTCTATTAATGAGTTTTGTCACAACTGTTCATGAGTTATTTTTCTTAAGGCTTTTCATGGGAGTTGTTACAGGGTTCATTCCAACGTCGATTGCCCTTATTTCTGCTCAAACAGATAAAGCAATAGCTGGAAAAACATTAGGGACGTTGCAAACAGGTACTGTGTCAGGAGGCTTACTTGGCCCATTAATTGGGGGCGTAATGGCAGATGCATTTGGATTTACTTATACGTTTTTCATTACAGCTGCTGTTATTTATATCGCAGTATTGTTAGTTGCTTTTGGAATACATGAGAAAAGAAAAAGTATTGCGGAGAGAGCAAAAGAAAAGCAATACACTAGAAAAGAAGTGTTAGGCTACATTTTTAAAAGTCCTTTATTATTAAAGATTATGTTTATTTCTTTGTTTATCCAGGCAGCAAATTTTAGTATTCAGCCACTTCTAGCCTTATATGTTAGTGACCTAACAGGAGCTGCAAATGTTGCATTGCTTGCTGGCTTTGCCTTTTCGGCAACTGGTTTTGGGAATTTGCTTGCATCAAGAAACTGGGGGATCCTTGGTGATAAAATTGGGCATGAGAAAGTAATTGTCCTCCTTATGTTCTTAGGTGCAGCTTTATATATTCCTCAAGCGCTAGTTACCTCGCTTTGGCAACTTGTGTTATTTCGATTCCTTTTTGGAATGGTGGTTGGTGGATTAATTCCGTGTATGACAGCGTTTATACGAACGGCAGCACCACTTTCAATGCAAGGAGAAGTGCTTGGATATAATGTAAGTTTCCGCTTTCTCGGGAATGTTATAGGTCCTGTATTAGGCGGGATGGTCGCAAGTTGGTATGGTATTACATCTGTATTCTATATTACTAGTTTCATATTTTTAGTTTCTGCTTGTTTTTTACTATATAGTATTCGTCACACAGAAACGTCCAAAAGAGCCATTGAAGCATAA
- a CDS encoding SDR family oxidoreductase — MKNKTVVITGASGGFGLLFVQRFLKDGWNVIATVRNEHKEQDLLKTVTERFPNLMITHLDVSKDDSVKQFQLFMNNYHRVDLLINNAGFAVGGFTEDVSIEEYKMQFEVNFLGVIRVTNVLLPIMRKQKTGKIVNISSISGVLGLPSISAYAASKHALEGYSESLRLEVKPFGIDVALIEPGSYSTNIWTTGTYFAKKYEKENLSVYSSMLTRIQAQLQKNNSKLSPPNEVADVVLKISRMKRLTRLRYPVGSSAKWTIFFKKILPWFIWERIILHTLYKK, encoded by the coding sequence TTGAAAAATAAAACCGTCGTTATTACAGGTGCTTCAGGTGGATTTGGGCTACTTTTTGTTCAACGATTTTTAAAAGATGGTTGGAATGTCATTGCAACTGTTCGGAATGAGCATAAAGAACAGGATCTTCTTAAAACTGTTACAGAAAGGTTTCCAAACTTAATGATTACTCATCTAGACGTTTCAAAGGACGATTCCGTCAAACAGTTTCAACTTTTTATGAATAATTATCATCGTGTTGATTTATTAATTAATAATGCTGGATTTGCGGTTGGTGGTTTTACGGAAGACGTGTCTATTGAAGAATATAAAATGCAATTCGAAGTAAACTTTCTTGGTGTAATCCGAGTGACTAATGTCCTATTACCTATTATGAGGAAGCAAAAGACAGGAAAAATTGTAAATATTAGTTCCATAAGTGGTGTCTTAGGATTGCCTTCGATTTCTGCATATGCTGCAAGCAAGCACGCTCTAGAAGGGTATAGCGAAAGTCTTCGGTTAGAAGTAAAACCATTCGGTATAGATGTTGCACTTATTGAGCCTGGCTCTTATTCTACTAATATATGGACAACTGGTACATACTTCGCAAAAAAATATGAGAAAGAAAATTTATCTGTATATTCATCTATGTTAACACGAATACAAGCCCAATTGCAAAAAAATAACAGTAAACTTAGCCCACCAAATGAAGTCGCAGATGTAGTGTTAAAGATTAGTAGAATGAAAAGATTAACGAGACTAAGGTACCCGGTAGGAAGCAGTGCAAAATGGACTATATTCTTCAAAAAAATTCTCCCTTGGTTTATATGGGAACGAATTATTTTACATACCTTATATAAGAAGTAA